Proteins from a genomic interval of Clostridium scatologenes:
- a CDS encoding ABC transporter substrate-binding protein, which translates to MKKITSILVSMVFVITAMFTGCGKEQAANNTNEAKGKTLVYGAEMEDEKLNPILIESHAFASDLIFRGLMRFDENNVPKPEIAESYKISDDKLTYDFKIKKGVKFHDNTEVKAEDVVFTVKSILDDKVNSEVKPQFEEIKDVQALNDYEVKVTLKKPFPALLDKMTVGLVPKHALEGKDINTAEFNQKPIGAGPYKFVKWDKGSSLTVERFKDYKGGRPDKVGNIDKVVLKFIPDFNVRAMQLKTGELDATLIDPNQVANLEKESKVTLNKIPTADYRGIMFNFKTKPMFKDVNVRKALNYATDKESIVKGILLGYGFAAYSPIQLNKFNDPDVEKYEYNLDKANELLEQAGWKKGADGIREKDGQKLQFTLFARNNDDTRVKIANYVASQGKKAGFDIKVDARDPKAMKIKDTEAFVIGWGSPFDADDNTYKIFHSSQADHGSGNNFGYYSDPKVDEALEKARTTSDENERKKYYADFQKELADNPAFSMDAYITAIYGVNKKVSGYTTKRVLGHHGEGFLWNTEEWKMQ; encoded by the coding sequence ATGAAAAAAATAACTAGTATTTTAGTAAGCATGGTGTTTGTTATTACAGCAATGTTTACTGGATGTGGAAAAGAACAGGCAGCAAATAATACTAATGAAGCTAAAGGAAAAACATTAGTATATGGAGCAGAAATGGAAGATGAAAAATTGAATCCAATATTGATAGAATCACATGCTTTTGCTAGTGATTTGATTTTTAGGGGACTTATGAGATTTGATGAAAATAATGTACCTAAACCTGAAATAGCAGAATCTTATAAAATATCAGATGATAAACTAACATATGATTTTAAGATAAAAAAGGGTGTTAAATTTCATGATAATACAGAAGTTAAGGCTGAAGATGTTGTTTTTACTGTAAAAAGTATATTAGATGACAAGGTAAATTCAGAAGTTAAGCCTCAATTTGAAGAAATAAAAGATGTACAAGCTTTAAATGATTATGAAGTTAAAGTTACATTAAAAAAACCTTTTCCAGCATTATTGGATAAAATGACTGTGGGACTAGTTCCAAAGCATGCTTTAGAAGGAAAAGATATAAATACAGCAGAATTTAATCAAAAGCCAATAGGAGCAGGACCATATAAATTTGTAAAATGGGATAAAGGCAGTAGTTTGACAGTAGAAAGATTTAAGGATTATAAAGGTGGCAGACCAGATAAAGTAGGTAATATAGATAAGGTTGTACTTAAATTTATACCAGATTTTAATGTTAGAGCTATGCAATTAAAAACTGGAGAACTAGATGCAACTTTAATTGACCCTAATCAGGTTGCTAATTTAGAAAAGGAAAGTAAGGTTACTTTAAATAAAATACCTACAGCAGATTATAGAGGCATAATGTTTAACTTTAAGACAAAACCAATGTTTAAGGATGTAAATGTTAGAAAAGCTTTAAACTATGCCACAGATAAAGAAAGTATAGTAAAAGGAATACTTCTTGGTTATGGATTTGCAGCATATTCACCAATTCAACTTAATAAATTTAACGATCCTGACGTAGAAAAATATGAATATAACTTGGATAAGGCAAATGAACTATTAGAGCAAGCTGGATGGAAGAAGGGTGCAGATGGTATAAGAGAAAAAGATGGGCAAAAGCTTCAGTTTACATTGTTTGCAAGAAATAATGATGATACTAGAGTTAAAATTGCCAATTATGTAGCATCTCAAGGTAAGAAAGCTGGTTTTGATATAAAAGTTGATGCAAGAGATCCAAAGGCTATGAAGATAAAAGATACAGAAGCTTTTGTAATTGGATGGGGAAGTCCATTTGATGCAGATGATAACACTTATAAGATATTCCATTCCAGTCAAGCAGATCATGGAAGTGGAAACAACTTTGGTTACTATTCAGATCCTAAAGTAGATGAAGCTTTAGAAAAAGCAAGAACTACTAGTGATGAGAATGAAAGAAAGAAATATTATGCAGATTTCCAAAAAGAATTAGCAGATAATCCTGCCTTTAGTATGGATGCATATATAACAGCAATTTATGGAGTAAATAAGAAAGTTTCAGGATACACAACTAAGAGAGTTTTAGGACATCATGGGGAAGGCTTCTTGTGGAATACTGAGGAGTGGAAGATGCAATGA
- a CDS encoding ABC transporter permease, translating into MISRFVVKRIFQGLLVIFFLSILSFAIINAAPGDPATALYGPLADRLTTEERTRINKNYGVDRPVTERYVKWSKSMLKGDLGISYLEGRKVTDILRERIPNTLMLFLNSIILILILSLTLGLKAGFNEGSLWDKFISSLSVIFYSIPSFWLALLFIIIFSVQLGIFPSSGIKSVDGDGSIVDMIKHLVMPVSVMVIAHVGAYARFIQEKVKEESNSHYVTACRANGMEERKIMKGIVKNALVPFINYLGITIPGFFGGSVMIETVFSWPGLGMISVKAANSKDYPLLMGTIFITGVMVVISIIITDIIELSINPSLRKQVT; encoded by the coding sequence ATGATTTCAAGATTTGTAGTAAAGAGAATATTTCAAGGATTGCTTGTAATATTTTTCCTAAGTATATTAAGCTTTGCTATTATCAATGCTGCGCCGGGTGATCCGGCTACAGCTTTATATGGGCCATTAGCAGATAGACTTACCACAGAAGAAAGAACAAGGATAAATAAAAATTATGGAGTTGACAGACCAGTAACTGAAAGATATGTAAAATGGTCAAAAAGCATGTTAAAAGGAGATCTTGGAATTTCATATTTGGAAGGAAGAAAAGTTACAGATATATTAAGGGAGAGAATACCAAATACTTTAATGCTATTTTTAAACTCAATAATATTAATATTAATTTTATCACTTACGTTAGGGTTGAAGGCAGGTTTTAATGAAGGTTCACTTTGGGATAAATTTATAAGTTCATTAAGTGTTATATTTTATTCTATTCCTTCCTTCTGGTTAGCCCTTTTATTCATAATAATTTTTTCAGTTCAGCTTGGTATATTTCCTTCATCAGGAATTAAAAGTGTAGATGGAGATGGTAGTATAGTCGATATGATAAAACATCTAGTAATGCCTGTTTCTGTAATGGTTATTGCACATGTTGGGGCCTATGCAAGATTTATTCAGGAAAAAGTTAAGGAAGAGAGCAATAGTCATTATGTAACTGCATGCAGAGCAAATGGAATGGAAGAAAGGAAGATAATGAAGGGAATTGTGAAGAATGCATTAGTACCATTTATAAATTATCTTGGTATAACCATACCTGGCTTTTTTGGTGGATCAGTTATGATTGAAACGGTTTTTTCCTGGCCAGGCTTAGGTATGATAAGTGTCAAAGCTGCTAATTCGAAAGATTATCCATTACTAATGGGAACTATCTTTATAACAGGGGTAATGGTAGTTATAAGCATAATTATAACTGATATAATAGAGCTTTCTATAAATCCTTCTTTGAGAAAGCAGGTGACATAA
- a CDS encoding ABC transporter permease has protein sequence MKSKKSHVIWITILLIVIFGAIFAPFIAHNSPYDVNLSKVLQSPNNSNIMGTDAMGRDIFSRILYGGRVSLSVGIFSVMISTTIGIIYGGISGYFGGRLDNCMMRLLDTFLAIPTLIIMLALQTIIRGGLVSIILVIGCTSWLATARIVRSQFAELRDKNFVKAAIVIGTPTWKILINHLLKNGMPAIVVIATLNCAQSIFMEVSMSFLGIGVPQGTPSWGNMLNNAQNDILSGAWWVVVFPGITIIISMLCINFIGEYLKKKVTYA, from the coding sequence ATGAAAAGTAAAAAATCACATGTTATATGGATAACTATACTTCTAATCGTAATTTTTGGAGCAATTTTTGCTCCTTTTATAGCTCATAATAGTCCTTATGATGTAAATTTATCAAAAGTACTTCAAAGTCCCAATAATTCCAATATAATGGGCACTGATGCCATGGGAAGAGATATATTTTCAAGAATTCTATATGGAGGAAGAGTTTCACTTAGTGTTGGAATTTTTTCTGTAATGATATCAACTACTATAGGAATAATATATGGAGGAATAAGCGGATATTTTGGAGGAAGATTAGATAACTGTATGATGAGACTTTTGGATACTTTTCTTGCTATACCTACTCTAATAATAATGCTTGCACTTCAAACCATTATAAGAGGTGGTCTTGTAAGTATTATATTAGTAATAGGTTGTACATCATGGCTTGCTACAGCTAGAATAGTAAGATCACAATTTGCAGAACTTAGGGATAAGAATTTTGTTAAGGCTGCCATTGTCATCGGAACACCTACCTGGAAGATATTAATCAATCATCTTCTTAAAAATGGTATGCCAGCTATTGTTGTAATAGCTACTTTAAATTGTGCTCAGTCCATATTTATGGAGGTATCTATGAGCTTCTTGGGAATAGGAGTACCTCAAGGTACACCTTCCTGGGGTAATATGCTCAATAATGCACAAAATGACATTTTATCAGGAGCTTGGTGGGTAGTCGTTTTTCCAGGTATCACCATAATAATTTCTATGTTGTGCATTAACTTTATTGGTGAATATTTAAAGAAGAAAGTTACTTATGCATAG
- a CDS encoding ECF transporter S component codes for MKRVSNLQQMIRGALLIALGLILPVLFHGVRDAGSIFLPMHIPILIGAFVLEPYYALCVGVLTPLLSHVFTGMPPFPFVYIMIFELASYGLFISIFYNKFKMSVYPSLISGMILGRLVNILGTFVLLHIIMSKPFKFSVVASGLFIKGLPGIVIQIVLIPIIVYALQKSLKRSTSSY; via the coding sequence ATGAAAAGAGTTTCGAATTTACAACAAATGATAAGGGGAGCCTTGCTTATAGCTTTAGGTTTAATACTTCCTGTTTTGTTTCATGGTGTAAGAGATGCAGGTAGTATATTTTTGCCAATGCATATTCCAATTTTAATTGGAGCATTTGTTTTAGAGCCTTATTATGCATTGTGTGTAGGAGTGCTGACTCCACTACTTAGTCATGTCTTTACAGGAATGCCTCCATTTCCATTTGTTTATATAATGATTTTTGAACTTGCTTCCTATGGATTATTTATTTCAATATTTTATAATAAATTTAAGATGAGCGTATATCCTTCCTTGATTTCAGGTATGATTTTAGGCAGATTAGTAAATATATTAGGAACCTTTGTATTACTTCATATCATAATGAGTAAGCCTTTTAAATTCAGTGTAGTGGCAAGTGGACTGTTTATTAAAGGTTTACCTGGTATAGTGATACAAATTGTTTTAATACCTATTATTGTATATGCCCTTCAAAAGTCTTTAAAGAGAAGTACATCAAGTTATTAG
- a CDS encoding ABC transporter ATP-binding protein gives MENILEVKELNTTFKTEKGIKEVVKGINFEVKKSKITCIVGQSGSGKSMTAMSIIKMLPKSGYISGGSILFNGQDLIKMTDGEIREVRGKRIFSIFQNPINCFNPSLTMETQIYDLISSNMTIDKKEFENKICSIMENLNLQDPAVILKQYPFQLSGGMIQRMMIAAAIFMEPEIIIADEPTTALDVTTQKEILKQFKLIQKKFNTTILMITHDFGVVAEMADEVIVMKDGLIVEKGNVFEIFNNPKHSYTISLIKATFDREVLEVC, from the coding sequence TTGGAAAATATTTTAGAAGTTAAAGAATTGAATACTACTTTTAAAACTGAAAAAGGAATTAAAGAAGTAGTTAAAGGAATAAATTTTGAAGTGAAAAAAAGTAAAATAACCTGTATTGTAGGACAAAGTGGCAGTGGTAAAAGTATGACAGCTATGTCTATTATAAAAATGCTTCCTAAAAGTGGTTATATTTCTGGAGGAAGTATATTATTTAATGGACAAGATCTTATTAAAATGACGGATGGAGAAATAAGAGAAGTTAGAGGAAAAAGAATATTTTCTATATTTCAAAATCCTATAAATTGTTTTAATCCATCATTAACCATGGAAACACAGATTTATGATTTAATATCAAGTAATATGACTATAGATAAAAAAGAATTTGAAAATAAAATTTGCAGCATAATGGAAAATCTTAATTTACAAGATCCAGCTGTAATTTTGAAGCAATACCCATTTCAGTTGAGTGGTGGTATGATTCAAAGAATGATGATTGCTGCAGCAATATTTATGGAGCCTGAAATAATAATAGCTGATGAGCCTACAACAGCATTAGATGTAACTACACAAAAGGAAATACTAAAACAATTTAAGCTTATACAAAAAAAATTCAATACAACAATACTTATGATAACACATGATTTTGGAGTAGTAGCAGAAATGGCTGATGAAGTAATTGTTATGAAGGATGGTCTTATAGTTGAAAAAGGAAATGTATTTGAAATTTTTAATAATCCTAAACATTCTTATACAATTTCGTTGATAAAAGCAACTTTTGATAGAGAGGTATTGGAAGTATGTTAA
- a CDS encoding ABC transporter ATP-binding protein, whose amino-acid sequence MLIEVNNLSKVYKTKLSLIKSHNEIIKAVNDASFNVDIGEVVGLVGESGCGKSTLSRLIMRLEKPTEGYVNFRGSDIWSFKGEKIKSFRKSCQIIFQDTMTSLNPNMKVLDSLLEPLNNHYNIPKNEKIKKIEDIISFANLKNEILTKYPLDISGGERQRINICRALLLEPEFLICDEIISSLDVCTQAAILNMLKRLIKANSMGVLFISHDMSAVKYLCSRIMVMYKGAIVEKIDNEDKAYKIKNSYTKKLIASIPINNPNKRVKV is encoded by the coding sequence ATGTTAATAGAAGTAAATAACCTATCTAAAGTATATAAAACTAAGTTATCATTGATTAAATCTCATAATGAAATCATAAAGGCTGTAAATGATGCTTCATTTAATGTAGATATTGGAGAAGTAGTTGGATTAGTAGGAGAGAGTGGATGTGGGAAAAGTACTCTTTCACGTTTAATAATGAGGTTAGAAAAACCTACTGAAGGCTATGTAAATTTTAGAGGCAGTGATATTTGGAGTTTTAAAGGAGAAAAAATAAAGTCTTTTAGGAAAAGTTGTCAAATAATTTTTCAGGATACCATGACTTCACTTAATCCCAATATGAAGGTATTAGATTCTTTACTTGAACCATTAAACAATCACTATAATATCCCTAAAAATGAAAAAATTAAAAAAATTGAAGATATAATCTCTTTTGCCAATTTAAAAAATGAAATATTGACTAAATATCCATTAGATATTAGTGGGGGAGAAAGGCAGAGAATAAACATATGCAGGGCACTGCTTTTAGAGCCTGAATTTTTGATATGTGATGAAATTATATCCAGTTTAGATGTTTGTACTCAAGCAGCTATTTTAAATATGTTAAAAAGATTGATAAAAGCAAATAGCATGGGTGTATTATTTATTTCACATGATATGAGTGCAGTAAAATATCTTTGTTCCAGAATAATGGTAATGTATAAAGGGGCAATAGTAGAAAAAATAGATAATGAAGATAAAGCATATAAGATCAAAAATTCTTATACTAAAAAATTAATAGCATCTATACCTATAAATAATCCTAATAAGAGGGTTAAAGTTTAA
- a CDS encoding 4Fe-4S dicluster domain-containing protein, whose amino-acid sequence MKKLVVNDSSLCMACLSCEIACSEAFYKTYGNSCIKIDVKKDNSPNIKTCNQCGLCAKKSPEGAIKQNAKGIYMIDKKTCTSCFKCVEVCPKGIIVKTEDKPNPSKCIACGICVKACPMEVLEIQEKLD is encoded by the coding sequence ATGAAAAAATTAGTTGTTAATGATAGTTCTCTATGTATGGCTTGTTTAAGTTGTGAAATAGCTTGTTCAGAAGCATTTTACAAAACTTATGGTAATTCATGTATTAAAATTGATGTGAAAAAAGATAATTCTCCAAACATAAAAACATGTAATCAATGTGGTTTATGTGCTAAAAAATCTCCTGAAGGAGCTATTAAACAAAATGCCAAAGGTATATATATGATAGATAAAAAAACATGTACTAGCTGTTTTAAATGTGTCGAAGTCTGTCCTAAAGGTATTATAGTAAAAACTGAAGATAAACCTAATCCAAGCAAATGTATTGCTTGTGGTATTTGTGTTAAAGCATGTCCAATGGAAGTTCTTGAAATTCAAGAAAAATTAGATTAA
- a CDS encoding class I SAM-dependent methyltransferase: MDIKYFSQSWNNSKKYYTMEEKFWNQRAEEFNRKDIQKEEKIDFCYILDFLEVGKDVRFENVLDIGCGTGFYSIQFSQISDYVVATDISQNMITYAENNSKEKNIDNIAFVKKPWSELSLEEFDCNEKFDLVFASMSPAIDSYEDLMKMINCGKNLYFLSGFVERKNNLKDELLKIIFNSSNKNPHGNKIYCAFNILWNMGYYPKITYKDSSWERFESVDELYLEFLSYFQRTKVLTKEDKSIINNYIESKAVDGLVQEKTRAKIAWLCWKKT, from the coding sequence ATGGATATAAAGTATTTTTCACAGTCATGGAATAATTCTAAAAAATACTACACAATGGAAGAAAAATTTTGGAATCAAAGAGCTGAAGAGTTTAATAGAAAAGATATACAAAAAGAAGAGAAGATAGATTTTTGCTACATATTAGACTTTCTTGAAGTAGGAAAAGATGTTAGATTTGAAAACGTATTAGATATAGGTTGTGGCACAGGATTTTATTCTATACAGTTTTCTCAAATTTCTGATTATGTTGTAGCTACAGATATTTCTCAGAATATGATTACTTATGCTGAAAATAATTCAAAGGAAAAGAATATAGATAATATAGCCTTTGTTAAAAAACCTTGGTCAGAATTAAGCTTAGAAGAGTTCGATTGCAATGAAAAATTTGATTTAGTTTTTGCATCTATGAGTCCAGCTATAGATAGTTATGAGGATCTTATGAAAATGATTAATTGTGGAAAAAATTTGTATTTTTTAAGTGGTTTTGTAGAAAGAAAAAATAATTTAAAGGATGAGCTTTTAAAGATTATTTTTAATTCTAGTAATAAAAATCCTCATGGAAACAAAATATACTGTGCATTTAACATATTGTGGAATATGGGGTATTATCCTAAAATAACCTATAAAGATTCTAGTTGGGAGAGATTTGAATCGGTAGATGAGCTTTATTTAGAATTTTTGAGTTATTTTCAAAGAACAAAAGTTTTGACAAAAGAAGATAAATCTATTATTAACAATTATATAGAAAGTAAAGCTGTGGATGGCTTGGTGCAAGAAAAAACAAGGGCAAAAATAGCATGGCTTTGTTGGAAAAAAACGTGA
- a CDS encoding FecCD family ABC transporter permease, with protein sequence MKHAINQSYEKYTARKRIIVLIVILLIIVFSIFSICAGSSNIKPYQVIMTVLGNGDGISDVVIWNIRLPRVLAAIIAGAGLSVSGCVMQSNLRNPLASPSTLGISSAAAFGANLAIIVFGAGSIKSSSADAVLINNPYIVTICAFCFSMMATFIILMIAKLKALSSEAVLLAGVAIGSLFSAGITLIQYFAQDVQVAAVVFWTFGDLGRASWREVIIMMVLIIISIVYFVVRQWDYNAIDSGEETAKSLGVNVERIRFGGLFVASLITAAAVSFLGIIGFIGLIGPQVMRRVIGGDHRFLILGSALMGSLLLLISDTFARTIISPIVLPVGAITSFLGAPMFLYLLMRGDKRK encoded by the coding sequence TTGAAACACGCAATAAACCAAAGTTATGAAAAATATACAGCAAGAAAAAGGATAATAGTTTTAATTGTTATATTGTTAATTATAGTATTTTCTATATTTTCAATATGTGCTGGATCGTCTAATATTAAACCCTATCAAGTTATAATGACTGTTTTGGGCAATGGTGATGGAATATCAGATGTTGTAATTTGGAATATACGTCTTCCAAGAGTTTTAGCGGCAATTATAGCTGGTGCAGGTTTATCTGTTTCAGGGTGTGTAATGCAAAGTAATTTAAGAAATCCTTTAGCTTCGCCATCAACTTTAGGAATATCTAGTGCTGCAGCATTTGGTGCAAATCTTGCTATTATAGTATTTGGAGCAGGGAGTATAAAAAGCAGTAGTGCAGATGCAGTACTTATTAATAATCCATATATAGTTACAATTTGTGCTTTTTGTTTTTCAATGATGGCAACATTCATTATCTTAATGATAGCAAAACTTAAAGCACTTTCTTCAGAAGCTGTTCTTCTTGCTGGGGTAGCTATTGGATCACTTTTTTCAGCAGGTATTACTCTTATTCAATATTTTGCTCAGGATGTTCAAGTAGCTGCAGTTGTCTTTTGGACTTTTGGAGATCTTGGAAGAGCTTCATGGAGAGAAGTTATTATAATGATGGTTCTTATTATAATTTCAATAGTATATTTTGTAGTAAGGCAATGGGATTATAATGCTATAGATAGTGGAGAAGAAACTGCAAAAAGTCTTGGAGTAAACGTGGAGAGAATAAGATTTGGAGGACTATTTGTAGCTTCTTTAATTACTGCAGCTGCAGTTTCATTTCTTGGAATCATTGGATTTATAGGCTTAATAGGTCCACAAGTAATGAGAAGAGTTATTGGTGGGGATCATCGTTTTTTGATTCTAGGATCTGCATTAATGGGTTCACTTTTGCTGCTTATTTCTGATACTTTTGCAAGAACTATAATTTCACCTATAGTACTCCCAGTGGGCGCTATTACATCATTTCTTGGAGCACCAATGTTTTTATATTTGCTTATGAGAGGAGATAAGAGAAAATGA
- a CDS encoding ABC transporter ATP-binding protein, with protein sequence MILSVQGLSFKYPSRSVLKNINFSVEKGECLAILGTNGAGKSTLLKCMDHILKPQFGAVLVEEDEIFKLSPMKLAQKIGYVSQQQVSIKTTVFDSVLLGRKPYIKWNASKEDLEIVSNVINMLGLKDYSLRYLDELSGGELQKVIIARALAQEPKVLLLDEPTSNLDLKNQLEVIKIIKEIVKTQQIAAIMIVHDLNLAMRFADKFVLLKDENIFAVGGTEVMTSENIESVYSVPVVIEKCRDNLVVVPL encoded by the coding sequence ATGATTTTATCGGTACAAGGATTAAGTTTTAAATATCCAAGTAGATCTGTTCTTAAAAATATTAATTTTTCAGTAGAAAAAGGAGAATGTCTTGCAATTTTAGGGACGAATGGAGCAGGGAAATCTACTCTTCTTAAATGTATGGATCATATATTAAAACCACAGTTTGGAGCAGTGCTTGTTGAGGAAGATGAAATTTTTAAACTTAGTCCTATGAAACTTGCACAAAAGATAGGTTATGTTTCTCAACAACAAGTAAGCATAAAAACTACTGTTTTTGATTCTGTGCTTTTAGGAAGAAAGCCTTATATTAAATGGAATGCTTCAAAAGAAGATTTGGAAATAGTGAGTAATGTTATTAATATGCTTGGACTTAAAGATTATTCTTTAAGATATCTAGATGAGTTAAGTGGTGGGGAACTTCAGAAGGTTATAATTGCAAGAGCTCTTGCTCAGGAACCAAAGGTACTTCTTTTAGATGAGCCTACAAGTAATCTGGATTTGAAGAATCAGCTTGAGGTCATAAAAATTATTAAAGAAATAGTTAAAACTCAGCAAATTGCTGCAATAATGATAGTACATGATTTAAACCTTGCAATGAGATTTGCTGATAAATTTGTTCTCTTAAAGGATGAAAATATTTTTGCAGTTGGAGGAACAGAGGTGATGACATCTGAAAATATTGAAAGTGTTTATTCAGTTCCAGTAGTAATTGAGAAATGTAGAGACAATCTTGTGGTTGTACCTCTATAA
- a CDS encoding ABC transporter substrate-binding protein, translating into MIVNRRFSSLLIVAIFGVMFLFGGCSSKSTESSTSKSEKIIVTDLVGRQVTLKSKANKIVAIGAGSLRLYCYINGSKNLVGVEQIEKGSPIGKPYMMANTDIAKLTVIGQGGPNNSPDAEKILSVKPDVIFTTYSTDKSSADKLQSKTNIPVVVLSYGKESTFDSDVYNSLEIIGKVTGNENRSKEVVDYMKNCKNDLDKRTKDISESEKPSTYIGAVSMKGAHGIESTQGNYSLLKAVHGKNVVDEVGKTGSIMIDKEKLLKWNPDKIFIDEGGLQVVKDDYKKNQSYYNNLSAFKNGEVYSQMPYNFYTTNIETAMADAYYLGKVLYPEKFKDIDTQKKADEIYKLLLGKELYSQMADNFGGFKKIILK; encoded by the coding sequence ATGATTGTGAATAGAAGATTTTCAAGTTTACTAATTGTAGCAATATTTGGAGTGATGTTTTTATTTGGAGGATGTTCTTCTAAATCTACTGAAAGTTCAACTTCAAAATCTGAAAAAATAATTGTTACAGATTTAGTAGGAAGGCAAGTTACATTAAAATCTAAAGCCAATAAGATTGTAGCCATTGGAGCAGGATCGCTGAGACTTTACTGCTATATAAATGGTTCAAAGAATTTAGTTGGTGTAGAACAGATAGAAAAGGGAAGCCCCATTGGCAAACCTTATATGATGGCAAATACTGATATTGCAAAGCTTACGGTTATAGGACAAGGAGGACCTAATAATTCTCCAGATGCTGAAAAAATACTTTCAGTTAAGCCTGATGTGATTTTTACTACCTATTCTACTGATAAGTCTTCTGCTGATAAATTGCAATCAAAGACTAATATACCTGTTGTAGTATTAAGTTATGGAAAAGAATCTACCTTTGATTCTGATGTATACAACTCTTTAGAAATTATAGGAAAGGTAACTGGAAATGAAAATAGATCAAAAGAAGTAGTTGATTATATGAAAAATTGTAAAAATGATTTAGATAAAAGGACTAAGGATATTTCTGAAAGTGAAAAACCAAGTACATATATAGGAGCAGTTTCTATGAAAGGTGCTCATGGTATTGAAAGTACTCAAGGAAATTATTCGCTGCTTAAAGCTGTACATGGAAAGAATGTAGTAGATGAGGTGGGTAAGACTGGTTCAATTATGATAGATAAGGAGAAGCTTTTAAAATGGAATCCAGATAAGATTTTTATAGATGAAGGCGGATTACAGGTAGTAAAAGATGATTATAAGAAGAACCAAAGTTATTATAATAACCTTTCTGCATTTAAAAATGGTGAAGTTTATTCACAAATGCCATATAATTTTTATACTACCAATATTGAAACGGCTATGGCTGATGCTTATTATCTTGGAAAGGTTCTTTATCCTGAAAAATTCAAAGATATTGATACACAGAAAAAAGCTGATGAAATTTATAAACTTCTTCTTGGAAAAGAGCTTTACTCACAAATGGCAGATAATTTTGGAGGGTTTAAAAAAATAATATTAAAATAG
- a CDS encoding response regulator, translating into MCKILIVDDECFERKTSKIIIQNGMQQVDIVGEACNGKEAIRLNEKLNPDVILMDIKMPILDGLRAAEIIRNRDKNKVIIFVSACEDFYCVQKAIKIGANDYLLKSTRTEQLVETIRRHMYRNREYFMDKAMEIHCQG; encoded by the coding sequence ATGTGTAAGATATTGATTGTTGATGATGAATGTTTTGAAAGAAAAACTTCTAAAATTATTATACAAAATGGAATGCAGCAGGTTGATATTGTTGGAGAAGCTTGTAATGGAAAGGAAGCTATTCGATTGAATGAAAAACTGAATCCTGATGTTATTCTTATGGATATAAAAATGCCAATATTAGATGGGCTACGTGCAGCAGAAATAATAAGGAATAGAGATAAAAATAAGGTTATCATATTTGTAAGTGCTTGTGAAGATTTTTATTGTGTACAAAAAGCAATAAAAATAGGAGCAAATGATTATCTGCTGAAATCTACTAGAACTGAACAATTAGTAGAAACAATAAGAAGACATATGTATCGTAATAGAGAATACTTTATGGATAAAGCTATGGAAATACATTGCCAAGGTTGA